A region from the Triplophysa rosa linkage group LG4, Trosa_1v2, whole genome shotgun sequence genome encodes:
- the rln3b gene encoding relaxin-3b isoform X2, with the protein MGQEISCSVASVGTAQATEGHPIYGVKLCGREFIRAVIFTCGGSRWRRSLDVTGDLSSDLLSVHDEEASDSWATNPIAGLSFRPRPDSEAAAWAGEGQESPVFSRPARSLISEEVLEALRTSDRKGRDVVVGLSNACCKWGCSKSEISSLC; encoded by the exons ATGGGCCAAGAAATCTCTTGTTCAG TGGCATCCGTTGGCACTGCTCAGGCCACGGAGGGTCATCCCATCTACGGAGTGAAGCTGTGCGGCAGAGAGTTCATCCGTGCGGTCATCTTCACCTGTGGAGGTTCTCGCTGGAGAAGATCTTTGGATGTAACAG GTGACCTATCCAGTGATCTTCTCTCTGTTCATGATGAAGAAGCCTCGGACAGCTGGGCAACCAACCCCATCGCTGGACTCTCATTCAGACCTCGCCCCGACTCTGAGGCCGCCGCATGGGCAGGAGAAGGCCAGGAGAGCCCCGTGTTTAGCCGTCCCGCCCGCTCGCTCATCTCAGAGGAAGTGCTGGAGGCCTTGCGCACATCAGACAGGAAGGGGCGGGACGTGGTGGTCGGCCTGTCCAACGCCTGCTGTAAATGGGGCTGCAGTAAGAGTGAAATCAGCTCGCTATGTTAA
- the tnpo2b gene encoding transportin-2, producing the protein MEWQPDEQGLQQVLQLLKDSQSPDTATQRAVQEKLEQLNQYPDFNNYLIFVLTSLKSEDEPTRSLSGLILKNNVKAHYQNFPPAVADFIKRECLNNIGDPSPLIRATIGILITTIASKGELQTWPELLPQLCNLLNSEDYNTCEGSFGALQKICEDSSELLDSDALNRPLNIMIPKFLQFFKHCSPKIRSHAIACVNQFIIGRAQALMDNIDTFIESLFALAGDEDCEVRKNVCRALVMLLEVRIDRLIPHMHSIIQYMLQRTQDADENVALEACEFWLTLAEQPICKEALSGHLVQLIPILVNGMKYSEIDIILLKGDVEEDDNVPDSEQDIKPRFHKSRTVTLQHEGGEGEEGEDIDEDDDDDDDTLSDWNLRKCSAAALDVLANVFRDDLLPHLLPLLKGLLFHPDWVIKESGILVLGAIAEGCMQGMVQYLPELIPHLIQCLCDKKALVRSIACWTLSRYAHWVVSQPPDAHLKPLMTELLKRILDGNKRVQEAACSAFATLEEEACTELVPYLSFILDTLVFAFGKYQHKNLLILYDAIGTLADSVGHHLNQPEYIQKLMPPLIQKWNELKDEDKDLFPLLECLSSVATALQSGFLPYCEPVYQRCVTLVQKTLAQAMMYSQQPDQYEAPDKDFMIVALDLLSGLAEGLGGHVDQLVARSNIMTLLFQCMQDTMPEVRQSSFALLGDLTKACFPHVKPCIAEFMPILGTNLNPEFISVCNNATWAIGEICMQMGVEMQPYVALVLPHLVEIINRPNTPKTLLENTAITIGRLGYVCPQEVAPMLQQFIRPWCTSLRNIRDNEEKDSAFRGICVMIGVNPGGVVQDFIFFCDAVASWVNPKDDLRDMFYKILHGFKDQVGEENWQQFSEQFPPILKERLSACYGV; encoded by the exons ATGGAGTGGCAGCCGGATGAACAGGGATTACAGCAGGTGCTACAGCTGCTCAAAGACTCCCAGTCTCCAGATACGGCCACACAGAGAGCCGTTCAAGAG AAACTGGAGCAGCTGAATCAGTATCCCGACTTCAACAATTATCTCATCTTCGTCCTCACCAGCCTGAAATCAGAAG aTGAGCCTACTCGATCTCTGAGCGGTCTGATCCTGAAAAACAACGTGAAGGCTCATTACCAGAACTTTCCTCCCGCTGTGGCCGACTTCATCAAGAGAGAGTGTCTCAACAACATCGGAGACCCGTCCCCTCTCATCCGCGCCACCATCG GTATTCTCATTACTACTATCGCCTCTAAAGGCGAGCTGCAGACATGGCCAGAACTGCTGCCACAACTCTGCAACCTTCTGAACTCCGAGGATTACAACACCTGTGAG ggCTCTTTCGGTGCGCTGCAGAAGATCTGCGAGGACTCGTCTGAGCTCTTGGACAGCGATGCTTTGAATCGACCTCTCAACATCATGATCCCCAAATTCCTGCAGTTCTTTAAGCACTGCAGCCCTAAAatcag GTCTCATGCTATAGCGTGTGTGAATCAGTTTATCATCGGCAGAGCTCAGGCTCTCATGGACAACATTGACACCTTCATAGAG TCTCTTTTCGCTCTTGCGGGTGATGAGGACTGCGAGGTGAGGAAGAACGTGTGCCGAGCGCTGGTGATGCTGCTGGAGGTCCGAATCGACCGGCTCATACCCCACATGCACAGCATCATACAG TACATGCTCCAGCGCACACAGGACGCAGATGAGAACGTGGCGCTGGAGGCGTGCGAGTTCTGGCTCACGCTGGCCGAGCAGCCCATCTGTAAGGAGGCTCTGTCAGGTCACCTGGTCCA ACTCATTCCCATCCTGGTTAACGGAATGAAGTACTCGGAGATCGACATCATCTTGTTgaag GGTGACGTGGAGGAGGACGACAACGTTCCTGACAGCGAGCAGGACATCAAGCCTCGCTTCCACAAGTCACGCACCGTCACCCTGCAGCACGAGGGAGGAGAGGGTGAGGAGGGAGAAGATATCGAcgaagatgatgatgacgacgacGACACCCTGTCTGACTGGAACCTGC GTAAGTGTTCTGCAGCTGCGCTGGACGTGCTAGCGAATGTGTTTCGTGACGATCTGTTGCCGCATCTCCTGCCGCTTCTAAAGGGTCTGCTGTTCCATCCGGACTGGGTGATCAAAGAGTCGGGAATACTAGTTCTGGGAGCCATTGCTGAGG GCTGCATGCAGGGCATGGTGCAGTACCTGCCCGAGCTCATCCCGCACCTCATCCAGTGTCTGTGCGATAAGAAGGCTCTGGTGCGCTCCATCGCCTGCTGGACGCTCAGCCGCTATGCGCACTGGGTGGTGAGCCAGCCTCCGGACGCCCACCTCAAACCGCTCATGACGGAACTGCTCAAACGCATCCTGGACGGCAACAAACGGGTGCAGGAGGCGGCCTGCAG TGCGTTTGCGACTCTGGAGGAGGAGGCTTGCACAGAGCTGGTGCCGTACCTCAGCTTTATTTTGGACACTCTGGTGTTCGCGTTTGGGAAATATCAGCACAAGAACCTGCTCATCCTCTACGACGCCATCGGCACGCTGGCAGATTCTGTCGGGCATCACCTTAACCAGCCG GAATATATCCAGAAACTGATGCCGCCTCTCATTCAGAAATGGAATGAGCTGAAAGATGAAGACAAAGATCTGTTTCCTCTGCTGGAG TGTTTGTCGTCTGTGGCTACAGCATTACAGAGCGGTTTTCTGCCGTACTGTGAGCCCGTCTATCAGCGCTGCGTTACCCTGGTGCAAAAAACACTCGCACAAGCCATG ATGTACAGTCAGCAGCCGGATCAGTATGAAGCTCCAGATAAAGACTTCATGATCGTGGCTCTGGATCTGCTCAGCGGTCTGGCCGAGGGTCTCGGCGGTCATGTGGACCAGCTGGTCGCCCGAAGCAACATCATGACCCTTCTGTTCCAGTGTATGCAG GACACCATGCCGGAGGTGAGACAGAGCTCATTCGCTCTGCTGGGTGACCTGACCAAGGCCTGTTTTCCGCACGTCAAGCCCTGCATCG ccGAGTTCATGCCGATCCTGGGGACGAATCTGAACCCCGAGTTCATCTCCGTGTGTAATAACGCCACCTGGGCCATCGGAGAGATCTGCATGCAGATGG GTGTGGAGATGCAGCCGTACGTGGCTCTGGTTCTTCCTCACCTGGTGGAGATCATAAACAGACCCAACACTCCCAAAACGCTTCTGGAGAACACAG cGATCACGATTGGTCGTCTGGGTTACGTCTGTCCACAGGAAGTGGCTCCCATGTTGCAACAGTTCATCAGGCCCTG GTGCACATCGTTACGGAACATCAGAGATAACGAAGAAAAGGACTCCGCCTTCAGAGGCATTTGTGTGATGATTGGTGTCAATCCTGGGGGTGTGGTCCAG GATTTCATCTTCTTCTGTGATGCGGTGGCCTCCTGGGTTAACCCTAAAGATGACCTGAGGGACATGTTCTACAAG ATCTTGCATGGTTTTAAGGACCAGGTCGGTGAGGAGAACTGGCAGCAGTTCTCGGAGCAGTTCCCTCCCATCCTGAAGGAACGCCTCTCTGCATGCTATGGCGTATAG
- the rln3b gene encoding relaxin-3b isoform X1 translates to MYKAAAVFTLALLVASVGTAQATEGHPIYGVKLCGREFIRAVIFTCGGSRWRRSLDVTGDLSSDLLSVHDEEASDSWATNPIAGLSFRPRPDSEAAAWAGEGQESPVFSRPARSLISEEVLEALRTSDRKGRDVVVGLSNACCKWGCSKSEISSLC, encoded by the exons atGTATAAAGCCGCTGCGGTTTTCACTCTCGCCCTCTTAGTGGCATCCGTTGGCACTGCTCAGGCCACGGAGGGTCATCCCATCTACGGAGTGAAGCTGTGCGGCAGAGAGTTCATCCGTGCGGTCATCTTCACCTGTGGAGGTTCTCGCTGGAGAAGATCTTTGGATGTAACAG GTGACCTATCCAGTGATCTTCTCTCTGTTCATGATGAAGAAGCCTCGGACAGCTGGGCAACCAACCCCATCGCTGGACTCTCATTCAGACCTCGCCCCGACTCTGAGGCCGCCGCATGGGCAGGAGAAGGCCAGGAGAGCCCCGTGTTTAGCCGTCCCGCCCGCTCGCTCATCTCAGAGGAAGTGCTGGAGGCCTTGCGCACATCAGACAGGAAGGGGCGGGACGTGGTGGTCGGCCTGTCCAACGCCTGCTGTAAATGGGGCTGCAGTAAGAGTGAAATCAGCTCGCTATGTTAA
- the rfx1b gene encoding MHC class II regulatory factor RFX1, which translates to MATSGYATEELQPSQTQGGSVTTSSSAQQKATCTTTPQFPADIQSSPASAPSHSASIARLQTTPTSQKKAVLATPPPGATPIAQYVTGELQSSASQSGNGQRTPQFIVVTVTEGSLHSSDSVSDSNSPPAGQTGVPTQVVQQVQTAQRSGVQATSKSQRGPLGDSNLHITTDVPVQHVYSSQFGEGDANYSSTPIRSNSFPYADSSLYPQTTPSVTYYETSPTAGSQVTSPATTQVVSVTSGAVTGVASMFSEGSSGITVAAGGSSSGMGGAGGVVTPGGVGSYVIPCGYMLGGGNQSFSQNTRASPATVQWLMDNYETAEGVSLPRSTLYCHYLLHCQQTKLEPVNAASFGKLIRSVFMGLRTRRLGTRGNSKYHYYGLRIKSSSPLLRLLEDQQHLALRQQPYSQKQRIKSIHKVEGLTNGMALGAGQQQGSGSSDISGQVHQYQQFLDASRGLPEFSELKVLDKCLPDGLLPQHIHNYQLLYREHCEAIQDVMVNLQFPLVETLWKSFWRFSEGQSNSADSLDLHDESEKRLPKSVLVLLCKYEPVLSWTRDCDNILYQSLVEILIPDVLRPIPSALTQAIRNFAKSLENWLTNALINIPEEMVSYKVVCAGAFAQTLRRYTSLNHLAQAARAVLQNTAQITQMLSDLNRVDFTNVQEQASWVCGCDDGVVQRMEQDFKMTLQEQNSLEQWAAWLDGVVSQVLKPYTGSSAFPKVAKLFLLKWSFYSSMVIRDLTLRSAASFGSFHLIRLLYDEYMYYLIEHRVAQAKGETPIAVMGEFASLNRGQRSTDPDKDEEDEEEDDETDEDQDLSAHAHSIVMGDESLEPPAKLARADLFNSSTQN; encoded by the exons ATGGCAACCTCAGGCTACGCCACCGAGGAGCTTCAGCCCTCCCAAACGCAAGGAGGCAGCGTGACGACAAGCTCATCGGCGCAGCAAAAAGCCACTTGTACCACGACACCGCAGTTCCCCGCCGACATACAGAGCTCGCCGGCGTCCGCGCCTTCACACTCGGCCTCCATCGCCAGATTGCAGACCACACCCACAAGTCAAAAGAAAGCTGTTTTGGCCACGCCTCCTCCGGGAGCCACACCCATAGCCCAGTATGTCACAGGAGAGCTTCAAAGCTCCGCCTCCCAGTCGGGGAATGGCCAGAGAACACCGCAGTTTATAGTAGTGACCGTAACAG aggGCTCTCTGCACTCGAGTGACTCTGTGTCAGACTCTAATTCTCCTCCAGCTGGACAGACAGGTGTGCCAACACAGGTAGTGCAACAGGTGCAGACAGCACAG AGATCAGGGGTGCAGGCAACAAGCAAGAGTCAGAGAGGACCACTGGGGGACAGTAATCTCCACATCACAACTGAT GTTCCCGTACAGCATGTGTACTCCAGTCAGTTTGGGGAAGGAGATGCCAACTACAGTAGTACACCAAT TCGTTCCAACAGTTTCCCGTACGCAGACTCCTCCCTCTACCCTCAGACCACGCCCTCCGTCACTTATTACGAGACTTCGCCCACAGCGGGGTCGCAGGTCACCTCCCCTGCCACCACCCAGGTCGTGTCTGTCACCTCGGGGGCGGTCACTGGGGTGGCTTCCATGTTCTCAGAGGGCAGTTCAGGGATAACTGTGGCCGCTGGCGGGTCCTCGTCGGGAATGGGAGGAGCGGGAGGCGTGGTCACTCCAGGAGGGGTGGGGAGTTACGTGATTCCGTGCGGGTACATGCTCGGAGGAGGGAACCAGAGCTTCTCGCAGAACACGCGAGCGTCGCCTGCGACC GTGCAGTGGTTGATGGATAACTACGAGACGGCTGAAGGTGTGAGTCTTCCTCGTAGTACGCTCTACTGTCATTACCTCCTGCACTGTCAGCAGACCAAGCTAGAGCCTGTAAACGCCGCCTCCTTCGGCAAACTCATCCGCTCTGTGTTCATGGGGCTCAGGACCAGACGCCTCGGCACCAG AGGGAACTCTAAGTATCATTATTATGGGCTTCGCATCAAGAGCAGCTCTCCTCTGCTCAGACTCTTGGAGGACCAGCAACATCTGGCCTTGAGACAACAACCCTACTCGCAGAaacagag GATAAAGTCCATACATAAGGTGGAAGGACTGACCAATGGAATGGCTCTGGGGGCGGGGCAGCAACAGGGTTCGGGGTCATCAGACATCAGCGGTCAGGTTCATCAGTATCAGCAGTTTTTGG ATGCGTCTCGCGGTCTGCCGGAGTTCAGCGAGCTGAAGGTCCTAGACAAATGTCTGCCCGACGGACTCCTTCCTCAACACATACACAATTATCAGCTGCTCTACAGAGAACACTGCGAG GCGATTCAGGACGTGATGGTGAATCTGCAGTTTCCTCTTGTGGAGACGCTGTGGAAAAGTTTCTGGAGGTTCAGCGAAGGACAAAGCAACAGCGCAGATTCACTCGACCT ACATGATGAGTCAGAGAAGCGTTTGCCAAAGTCGGTTCTGGTTCTGTTGTGCAAGTATGAGCCCGTCTTGTCCTGGACTCGTGATTGTGACAACATACTGTACCAAAGCCTAGTGGAGATTCTCATCCCTGATGTGCTGAGACCCATCCCCA GTGCCTTAACCCAAGCCATTCGCAACTTTGCTAAGAGTCTGGAGAACTGGCTCACCAACGCCCTGATCAACATCCCAGAAGAGATGGTCAGCTACAAG GTGGTGTGCGCGGGAGCCTTTGCCCAGACGCTGCGACGCTACACATCGCTCAATCACCTGGCTCAGGCGGCACGCGCCGTCTTGCAGAACACCGCTCAGATCACGCAGATGCTCAGCGACCTCAACCGCGTCGACTTCACCAACGTCCAG gagcAGGCGTCGTGGGTGTGCGGCTGTGACGATGGTGTGGTCCAGCGGATGGAGCAGGACTTTAAAATGACCCTGCAGGAGCAGAACTCTCTGGAGCAGTGGGCCGCGTGGCTGGACGGGGTCGTCTCGCAGGTCCTGAAGCCCTACACCGGCAGCTCGGCCTTCCCTAAAGTGGCTAAACTCTTTTTGCTCAAGTGGAGCTTCTACAG cTCTATGGTGATCAGAGATCTGACCCTGCGCAGTGCCGCCAGTTTCGGCTCGTTTCATCTCATCAGACTGCTGTATGATGAGTACATGTATTACCTGATCGAGCACAGAGTTGCTCAGGCGAAAGGAGAGACGCCCATCGCTGTCATGGGagag TTTGCCAGTCTGaacagaggtcagaggtcaacaGATCCTGATAAAG ATGAggaagatgaggaagaggatgATGAGACCGATGAAGATCAGGATTTATCCGCTCATGCTCACTCCATCGTGATGGGAGACGAATCTCTGGAGCCGCCTGCAAAGCTCGCCAGAGCAGACCTGTTTAACAGCAGCACAcaaaactaa